The segment TCTCTCGGAGTGCCTTATGACTTATGCTCTTCCACCGCCCCGTCTCGTGGTCCTTATCGGGGGGGTGAGCGGCGTCTGGAAATCCTACACGTCACAAGCGCTCGCGCGCCCCTTGGGTGCCTCCCTCCTTTCCACCGATGTGCTCCGGGCCGCCGTGCGCCACCTGATTTCCGCTCAGCTCACGTCTCATGTGCACCGCTCGTGTTTCACCGTCTGCACTGATGCAGCCAGTGAGTTACTGAACACTATCGATCACCAGACCGCTGCCGTCCTGGCGCCCGCCCTTCAGGCAGCTCTGGAGCGTGCACTGTCCGGGCACCCGCTGGTCGTTGAGGACGTTTACCTTCTCAAGACCCATATGCCTCGCGTGCTGATGACCACCCCGACCTTTCCGGTTGACGTTGAACGCCTCCAGCAACGGGGCAGAGGAACCCACCGCCAGCGTCCGGCGGAACCTCCAACGCCATACGTGAACGAGCTTAGGACGGTGGCGCCTGTCCTGATGGCAATTGCACGCGTGCAGGACTCAAACGGCAGCGTTGTTCTTCCCTGGGATGAACACACGCACGCCGCCCTGTTCCTGCTGAGCCTCAAGTGCCTCACCGACGTCACCAGCCCACCTGTCAAAGGTTTGTCGGGCGCACGAGGAGCGTGCTGTCGATGAGTGCCCAGAAACTCCGCACCACCATCCACGCTGCGATCACCCGGTTCTGGGCCTGGGTTGTCTTCCCAGAACCGGAAGAGAGCCTTAGCTTGGAGCTCCGGCTGGAGGGAGAGAGTGCCCCCCTCACGGTGGTCATCCCGAATGAGAAACGGAGTTTGCTTGTGACGCAACTGCTCTGCGGAGGCACGTCACCTGTCACTGTCAAGGATGAGGAGGGCTCGACCCACGTGATCATGCCAAGACAAGTGACCCATTTCAGATTTAAATAAGCTCCCTACAGCGCTTTTTACTTCTGCTGCCGTGAATGGTTGAAGGCCTGTACGGCCCGGAAGAGGCCGAGAAAGGCAATCACGCTCCCGGCAGCCGCCAGGACGCCACCCAGCAGGTGACCAGCCCTCACAGTATTGATCGCCATCAGGAACAGGAGCTGGGTGGCGCTGGCGAGCACCAGAATTAAAAACGAGAACCGGGCGGCGCGCTTCACCAGGACTCCTGACACCGCTTGAAGATCCTCCGGGGCGGGATGACTGGAACGCGCGCAAAGGCCCAGAGTGTCGTCGCGCCGACCCCTGGTTCCAGGCTATAGGTGCATTCGCCGTGCGGTAGTGTCAACAACGAATGATCCACCAGGCTGTACAGGTCGTCGTACCCGTGCTGGACGCTGTGATGGCGTGCCAGGCCCCGCCCGCTTTTTGCCGAAAAGCGGAAGTACGTCAGCTGCTCTCCCAGCTGCATATCTGGGCGCATGAACTGATCGGCAGTGGGCAGAGGAGCTCGAAAGGGTCGGCGGCTGGTGTGAATTTCGATCACGGTCAGGCGGCTCGTTGGTCCGGATTCAGGAGATCCCAGGAGCTGGTGGTGCCACCGGTTGGCTGAGGGAAGCACACCCCGGTGCGTGCCGGGACTGGTGGAGTGTACTTCGTAGGGTGCGGTGTCGAGGTCTGAAAGTGCACTGGGAAGTGCCGCTTTGAAAGACGTACACGCTGTGATGGTATAGACCGAGCCACGTGGAAAATAGAGCCCATGCGGGGTGCCTGAAAAAACATCCGGACGTTGACCAATGCAGGGGTACGGCTGACCATTCACGGTCACGTGGGCGCTGCCGCTCAAGGCCAGGAGAAAGCACTCGCGTTCGCCAGTGTGTCCGCTGTGGGTTTGCCCAGCGGCAAGATTCAATGTGGCAAAGCTCAGCGTGTGGCAGAGGCCGGATTGAGCACGATGAAGGCCCGAGTGAGAGGGCATGACCTGCAAGTAGGGTGGTGGAATGGCAGAGTGCATCTTGATCTCCTGATGGGTTGAAGGGATAGCGCAACTGACCGTGCTGGTTCGGTGTCCCGATCGCGCAGCGCTGTTCTGAGGAATGAGTTCACTCCTTGACGTCATGCGCTGACGCAAAGGTCAGGAGGCAGCATGGGCTGTGGCGTTCTTGTGGGACTGCTCAGCGGGCGTGGCAGGTGATGAAAAAAAGCGCTGCAGTCGCTTCGCTGAGCAGGAAGTGCGGGATTGTCATACCACCTCCAGAGGGTTGGTCTGCTTGGTCAAAAGCCTGCATTTGAGCAGATCAAATTTTGCGGTCATGATGCGTGCCGACCTCTCAAATTGCAAGGTGCCACTGCGTGACCGAAGGGTGGAGGTAACAGAGCTTGGTCATGGGATTGACGTCAAGGGACGTCCGCTCTGGCGAGGGGAAGCCGCCGGACTGATGCTCTAGAGGCGTCCCATTCTCTCGAGCCCGCACGCTGTCTTCTTCAGTCAGCAGTTCACTGGTTACGCTCTGTTCACCTGTGTCCCCACGTTCATTGATGCTGAACCCACGTTCCGCACTCTAAGGAGCTCCATAACACACCCGGATGATGTTCAGAGCTCGTATCAGGATGCGAACGCTCTGAATCTTGACGACTTAACGTCGGCCGATGCCAACGCGGGATTCGCTCGCCTGACTGGCTTGTCTGTATGGAACGAGATCGTTCAGCTGCAGCGTCGCCTGCACACTCCTGAACGAGAACATCTGCGCGCGACGCAGCGATATGACGAGGTGCCGGCGGACCTGCTCAACCGAGAGTGCGGAAGAGCCGCAAGATGGAGGCAAGCACGGGGCTGAAAACCATTTACGGACTATCACTGCTTGACTCAGAAAAAGAACAGAACCCCACCCCAGTGCCGGCCTTACCTGAATTTAAAGTGGGTCACGCGCTGCGGAATGATCATGTGCGTGTACCCATCCTCATCTTCGACCAATATTCGGGAGGCTGTGCAGGCGACCAATTGAGCGACCAAGGCGCTGAGTTCGCTCTCGTGAACGACCACATGGATCGGTGCAACCTCTCCTTCCA is part of the Deinococcus sp. QL22 genome and harbors:
- a CDS encoding 5-deoxy-glucuronate isomerase — its product is MTSRSELIPQNSAARSGHRTSTVSCAIPSTHQEIKMHSAIPPPYLQVMPSHSGLHRAQSGLCHTLSFATLNLAAGQTHSGHTGERECFLLALSGSAHVTVNGQPYPCIGQRPDVFSGTPHGLYFPRGSVYTITACTSFKAALPSALSDLDTAPYEVHSTSPGTHRGVLPSANRWHHQLLGSPESGPTSRLTVIEIHTSRRPFRAPLPTADQFMRPDMQLGEQLTYFRFSAKSGRGLARHHSVQHGYDDLYSLVDHSLLTLPHGECTYSLEPGVGATTLWAFARVPVIPPRRIFKRCQESW